TAGGGTTTATCAGAAAGTCTACTGTCATATCCCTTATCTGCAAATACAGATCACGTTTCTGTTCAAGAGAACACCTGGGTATCATTGCCCTCACCCCATCATCGCTACATTGCTTTTTAATTCAGAAGCATTTTCCGCTTTCACCTTCTGAGCCGCTTCAGCCCATGCTGATTTTAGCGTTTCCAAATAGCCCAAAACCTCTGTAACCTTTTCCTTTTCACTTTTGATCCCCGCATCAACCAGAGTTTTGAGCATATATTCATATAATCTGTACAGATTGACAGCAATTTCTCCGCTGTCCAGATTTAATGAGCTCAGAAGCTCTGTAATGGCATCCTGAACTTTAAACAGGTGTTTTGTTCTCTCTTCCAGAAGTTTATAGTCGTCAAATTTTTCAAGAGCGAGTTTGGCATGTTTAATCGCCACATCATATGCAATCAAAATCAGTTTACCCTGATCAGCTGTATCAATACTGGTGTTTTTGTATGCCGTATACCCTTGTTTCATGCCTCCCCCTTTATGAATTTAGATTGGAAAACATTTGAGCACTCTGGGCCTGCAACGACGCCATCGCCTGCTCCATGTCACTGAACTGTTTAACCAATCTCATCCTGTAGCGCTCAATTCTATCCTCTAACCTTAATATCTGTTGATCAGCCCGTTTTATGCTGCTGCGCCAGGATTCCTGACGCATGCTTATCAGTCCGTCTCTGTGATGAGTAATACTATTGATGATATTATCGAGACTTCCTGTTAGTCCCTGTGAAAAGGTGAAATTTGCCTGTTGCCCGTCTAGGCTTCCAGCCGGAGCAGTTAAGGAAAGTCCCTTTGCCGGACCTTCAGAAAATGTCACTATGCTTCCGGTTCTGGGGTCTGAGATAAACCATTCATCCGACCCCTCCAGTTTTATGCGAAAATGTGTTTCATCGACTTCCTCAATTATATATTTGCCTGTTTGAGTCTGTCTGGAGTTGTTTCCCATTGATACATTTCCGGAACTACTTACACCTGTAGTGACGAAAAGACGCATCACCTCATCCAGATTAGTTTCAAGGGCATCTTTAAAAATTTCTTCATTTAATGACAGCTCACCCGAT
This region of Chitinispirillum alkaliphilum genomic DNA includes:
- a CDS encoding Flagellar biosynthesis protein FliS — its product is MKQGYTAYKNTSIDTADQGKLILIAYDVAIKHAKLALEKFDDYKLLEERTKHLFKVQDAITELLSSLNLDSGEIAVNLYRLYEYMLKTLVDAGIKSEKEKVTEVLGYLETLKSAWAEAAQKVKAENASELKSNVAMMG